The proteins below are encoded in one region of Leucoraja erinacea ecotype New England chromosome 26, Leri_hhj_1, whole genome shotgun sequence:
- the pithd1 gene encoding PITH domain-containing protein 1, producing the protein MSGHGHGHGQCECEGHRDPVETGVEYGLYKKIDHERLECLNESSEGSGKLVFKPWEERQDRTKYVESDDDQELLFNIPFTGNVKLKGIILMGEDDDTHPSEMRLYKNIPHMSFDDTGREPDQVFKLNRDITGELEYTTKVARFSSVYHLSIHIAKNFGAEISKIYYIGLRGEWSESYRHEVTLCTYEASANPADHKIDSFTPQTHFIS; encoded by the exons ATGTCCGGCCATGGCCACGGCCACGGGCAGTGCGAGTGTGAGGGGCACCGGGACCCCGTCGAGACGGGCGTGGAGTACGGCCTCTACAAGAAGATCGACCACGAGAGGTTGGAGTGTCTGAACGAGTCCAGCGAGGGCTCTGGCAAGTTGGTCTTCAAGCCCTGGGAGGAGAGGCAGGACCGCACAAAG TACGTAGAAAGTGATGATGATCAAGAGTTGCTGTTTAATATTCC TTTCACAGGCAACGTAAAGCTCAAAGGAATAATTTTAATGGGAGAAGATGATGATACCCATCCATCAGAAATGAGACT TTATAAGAACATCCCACACATGTCGTTTGATGACACAGGCAGAGAACCTGATCAAGTATTCAAGTTGAACCGAGATATCACAGGGGAGCTGGAATATACCACAAA GGTGGCGCGTTTCTCCAGTGTTTATCATCTTTCAATTCACATTGCCAAAAATTTTGGTGCTGAAATTTCAAAAATTTATTATATAGGATTGCGAGGGGAGTGGTCAGAG AGCTACAGACATGAAGTGACACTTTGTACATATGAAGCCTCAGCCAATCCGGCAGATCACAAAATTGACAGCTTTACTCCTCAAACACACTTCATTTCTTAA